The following proteins come from a genomic window of Chryseobacterium glaciei:
- the glgB gene encoding 1,4-alpha-glucan branching protein GlgB, giving the protein MNSVKTYTLFTEHDVYLFKEGKHYKLYDKFGAHSVEKDGIQGVYFSVWAPNAKKVSVIGNFNNWNDKDHILFPRWDESGIWEGFIAGLTWGTLYKYAIETPRGEILEKSDPYALSWEQNIQAASLVSTTWYEWKDKEWLKNRWKKNSLNAPISVYEMHLASWLREGDDPKRFLNYREIAKKLVPYIKEMGFTHVEFMPVMEYPYDPSWGYQITGFYAATSRFGSPQDLMFLINELHNNDIGVILDWVPSHFPGDANGLYRFDGSYLYEHEDPRKGFHPDWKSYIFNYGRNEVKSFLISNAMFWLERYHADGLRVDAVTSMLHLDYSRNEGEWEPNIYGENVNLEAKAFLQEFNTAVYKEFGDNIITIAEESSDFPMLTKPVHDGGVGFGMKWMMGWMHDTLDYFKVEHADRKFSHHKLTFASMYMYNENYMMPLSHDEVVHGKASLIYKMVGDEWQKFANLRVLYVYMFTHPGAKLLFMGDEFGQTSEWNFTQSLDWHLLEHPIHKGLQTLVKDLNHIYRYETAFYENQFDKSGFEWVEADDLENSVITYLRKGKKKDDVFMVVLNLTPKVLDYKIGINAGTHWEVVFNSDDERYNGSGVKPEIIKEQSEPWMNRPNSIILKLPPLAGVVLKMKKDKKYKLHRIKLHKR; this is encoded by the coding sequence ATGAATTCTGTTAAAACGTATACGCTTTTCACTGAACATGATGTTTATCTCTTTAAAGAAGGTAAGCATTATAAGCTATACGATAAGTTTGGTGCACATTCTGTAGAGAAAGACGGGATTCAAGGGGTTTATTTTTCGGTTTGGGCTCCAAATGCGAAAAAAGTTTCAGTGATAGGTAACTTTAATAATTGGAACGACAAAGATCATATTTTGTTTCCAAGATGGGACGAATCAGGAATTTGGGAAGGTTTTATTGCCGGATTAACCTGGGGAACACTATATAAATACGCTATTGAAACTCCCCGCGGAGAAATTTTAGAAAAAAGTGATCCCTATGCTTTGAGCTGGGAACAAAATATTCAGGCTGCATCATTAGTTTCCACGACTTGGTATGAATGGAAGGATAAAGAATGGCTCAAAAATCGTTGGAAAAAAAATAGTTTAAATGCTCCGATCTCCGTGTACGAGATGCATTTGGCTTCTTGGCTAAGAGAAGGTGATGATCCTAAAAGATTTTTAAACTACAGGGAAATTGCCAAAAAGCTAGTTCCTTACATCAAAGAAATGGGTTTTACGCATGTAGAATTCATGCCTGTGATGGAATATCCTTACGATCCGAGTTGGGGCTACCAAATTACTGGATTTTATGCGGCTACCTCACGTTTTGGATCTCCGCAGGATCTCATGTTTTTAATTAATGAATTACATAATAATGATATTGGTGTTATTTTAGACTGGGTTCCGTCTCATTTTCCGGGTGATGCCAATGGTTTATACCGATTTGACGGTTCTTATTTATATGAACATGAAGATCCGAGAAAAGGTTTTCATCCTGATTGGAAATCCTATATTTTCAATTATGGAAGAAATGAAGTTAAATCTTTTTTAATTTCAAATGCCATGTTCTGGCTGGAACGTTATCATGCTGATGGATTGCGTGTGGATGCGGTAACTTCGATGCTTCATCTCGATTATTCCAGAAATGAAGGCGAATGGGAACCTAATATTTATGGCGAAAATGTAAACCTAGAAGCGAAAGCTTTTCTGCAGGAATTCAACACTGCTGTTTATAAAGAATTTGGCGATAATATTATCACCATTGCAGAAGAAAGTTCGGATTTTCCGATGCTTACAAAGCCTGTTCATGACGGCGGAGTTGGTTTTGGAATGAAATGGATGATGGGTTGGATGCACGATACATTGGATTATTTTAAAGTAGAGCATGCTGACCGAAAATTCAGTCATCATAAACTGACTTTTGCTTCAATGTACATGTACAACGAAAATTATATGATGCCTTTGTCTCACGATGAAGTAGTACACGGAAAAGCGAGTTTGATCTATAAAATGGTAGGCGACGAATGGCAAAAATTTGCAAATCTTCGCGTGCTGTACGTATATATGTTTACGCATCCCGGAGCGAAGCTTTTATTTATGGGTGATGAATTCGGGCAGACCAGCGAATGGAATTTCACCCAAAGTTTAGATTGGCATTTATTAGAACACCCTATTCATAAAGGTTTGCAGACTTTAGTTAAAGATTTAAATCATATATACAGATACGAAACTGCTTTTTACGAAAATCAGTTTGATAAAAGTGGTTTTGAATGGGTAGAAGCCGATGATCTTGAAAATTCGGTTATTACGTATTTAAGGAAAGGAAAAAAGAAGGATGACGTTTTTATGGTTGTTTTAAATCTTACTCCTAAAGTTTTAGATTATAAAATAGGCATCAATGCAGGAACACATTGGGAGGTTGTTTTCAATTCAGATGATGAAAGATATAATGGAAGTGGTGTAAAACCAGAAATCATTAAAGAACAGTCTGAACCATGGATGAACCGTCCTAATTCAATAATTTTAAAACTTCCTCCTCTTGCAGGAGTTGTTTTAAAAATGAAAAAAGATAAAAAGTATAAATTACACAGAATTAAATTACACAAACGATAA
- a CDS encoding glycogen synthase, with protein sequence MIIYHLSTECYPVAKVGGLADVVGALPKYQNKINDVDAKVVMPWYNKAFVYDHEFDIVFDGFIHQGPDMLQVQVFKEKTDVLGFELYMVRIPGLLDRDNPYGYQDESYQFLAFQHGVLHWLSAMKIRPDVLHCHDYHTGLVPFMIEHCPDFEFLKGVKTIGTIHNGEYQGMMSWNMANYMPAFDSYKWGLMDWNGYMNPLASMIKCSSAFTTVSAGYLEELFVSFRGLESLVREEFGKAYGIINGIDTEVWDPETDPMLDFNFNVKNAIQQKKKNKEKLCKEYGLKPELPLFAFIGRFATEKGADLLPDVVWKSIKQSYGALNIMVLGSGNSYIENKLKEYDYTYSNFALDLGYKEHLSHQIYASADFLLMPSRVEPCGLNQMYSMRYGTIPVVRYIGGLKDTVEDISTGGAGINFAYPGVDDIVHAMNRGLSIYNEKDVMENLIHANMNFDFAWEKSAEKYIALYTN encoded by the coding sequence ATGATTATTTATCATCTTAGTACGGAATGTTATCCGGTGGCAAAAGTAGGAGGTTTGGCAGATGTTGTAGGAGCATTGCCGAAATATCAAAACAAAATAAACGATGTAGACGCTAAGGTAGTTATGCCTTGGTACAACAAAGCTTTTGTTTATGATCATGAGTTTGACATAGTTTTTGATGGCTTCATTCATCAGGGACCAGATATGCTTCAGGTTCAGGTGTTCAAAGAGAAAACCGATGTTTTGGGATTCGAATTATACATGGTGAGAATTCCTGGACTTTTAGACAGAGATAATCCTTATGGTTATCAGGACGAAAGTTATCAGTTTTTGGCTTTTCAGCACGGTGTTTTGCATTGGTTGAGCGCGATGAAGATTCGTCCCGATGTCTTGCATTGTCATGATTATCATACAGGTTTGGTTCCTTTTATGATCGAACATTGTCCGGATTTTGAATTTTTAAAAGGCGTAAAAACCATCGGAACTATTCATAACGGCGAATATCAGGGAATGATGAGTTGGAATATGGCTAATTATATGCCTGCTTTCGACAGCTATAAATGGGGATTAATGGATTGGAATGGCTACATGAATCCGTTAGCGAGTATGATTAAATGTTCAAGCGCTTTTACAACTGTTTCGGCAGGGTATTTGGAAGAACTTTTCGTCAGTTTCAGAGGTCTTGAGAGTCTTGTTCGTGAAGAATTCGGAAAAGCATACGGAATTATCAACGGGATTGATACAGAAGTCTGGGATCCGGAAACCGATCCGATGTTGGATTTTAATTTTAATGTTAAAAATGCCATCCAGCAGAAAAAGAAAAATAAAGAGAAGCTTTGTAAAGAATATGGTTTGAAACCTGAACTTCCTTTGTTTGCTTTTATCGGAAGATTCGCAACAGAAAAAGGTGCTGACTTGCTTCCTGACGTGGTCTGGAAAAGTATTAAACAAAGTTATGGTGCTTTAAATATCATGGTTTTAGGCTCAGGAAACTCATATATTGAAAATAAACTGAAAGAATACGACTATACTTATTCCAATTTTGCGTTGGATCTTGGGTATAAAGAACATCTTTCGCATCAAATATATGCTTCGGCAGACTTTTTATTGATGCCATCAAGAGTGGAACCATGCGGATTGAATCAAATGTATTCCATGAGATACGGAACAATTCCTGTCGTAAGGTATATTGGAGGGTTAAAAGATACAGTTGAAGACATCTCAACAGGCGGAGCGGGAATCAATTTTGCCTACCCCGGGGTTGATGATATTGTCCACGCGATGAATAGAGGGTTAAGTATTTACAATGAAAAAGACGTTATGGAGAATCTTATTCACGCAAATATGAATTTTGACTTTGCATGGGAGAAATCTGCAGAAAAATACATAGCTTTATATACTAACTAA
- a CDS encoding SRPBCC domain-containing protein, with the protein MRFFKIIAIVAILLGGAYAASMYYFVDESKSFKIEKEVDYPVEKVFSQFNNLQNFTRWNNFFKSSKSIDIDYYTPYEGQGSSISYVDPKNDTDGEMFIRYENPNKTLRYQLFEDRNENPTLVDVKFKAVSAEKTKIIWNVHTPKLSVWKRVENFWTEDRFAENINNSMTTLKNVLGNKVEKDNQMAAIKYDSLMVEKEEDKLLLGINVSTSNKKDALYKNIVMNYNKVYNYITMDLGKKDDEFGYPIMITDADNYKDKEVSYFLGIPLSKKFGVTDNNFNFRSVSPTQNYVMYYRGTYEGRVKAVQQLLQKAKNDEMRFGDIRQTFIERPMEGQNVNMKLSLSVYK; encoded by the coding sequence ATGCGTTTTTTTAAAATCATAGCGATAGTTGCGATACTGTTGGGAGGAGCTTATGCTGCTTCCATGTATTATTTTGTGGATGAAAGCAAAAGCTTTAAAATAGAGAAAGAGGTAGACTATCCGGTGGAGAAGGTCTTTTCTCAGTTCAATAATCTGCAGAATTTCACGCGTTGGAACAATTTCTTCAAAAGTTCTAAGTCTATCGATATCGATTATTACACACCTTACGAAGGACAGGGCAGTAGTATAAGCTATGTAGATCCGAAAAACGATACAGACGGTGAAATGTTCATCAGATATGAAAATCCAAACAAAACGTTGAGATATCAGCTTTTTGAGGATAGAAATGAGAACCCAACGTTGGTTGATGTTAAGTTTAAAGCCGTTTCTGCTGAAAAAACAAAGATTATCTGGAATGTTCATACCCCAAAATTATCCGTTTGGAAAAGAGTAGAAAATTTCTGGACAGAAGACCGATTTGCTGAAAATATCAACAATAGCATGACAACTCTGAAAAATGTTTTAGGGAATAAAGTGGAAAAAGACAATCAGATGGCGGCCATAAAGTATGATAGTTTGATGGTTGAGAAGGAAGAAGACAAACTTTTATTGGGAATTAACGTCAGTACATCAAATAAAAAAGATGCGCTTTATAAAAATATCGTGATGAATTATAACAAGGTTTATAATTATATAACGATGGATCTCGGCAAAAAAGATGACGAATTTGGGTACCCAATTATGATTACGGATGCTGACAATTATAAAGATAAAGAAGTCTCTTATTTCCTCGGAATTCCTTTGTCTAAAAAATTCGGTGTTACAGATAATAACTTTAATTTCAGATCGGTAAGTCCAACACAAAACTACGTAATGTATTACCGAGGTACTTACGAAGGAAGAGTTAAAGCGGTGCAACAACTGCTACAAAAAGCTAAAAATGACGAGATGCGTTTCGGAGATATTCGCCAGACTTTTATCGAACGTCCGATGGAAGGCCAGAACGTTAATATGAAGTTGTCTTTATCTGTTTATAAGTAA
- a CDS encoding alpha/beta hydrolase has translation MKFELYTEESDDRPIYITGNFNKWNPKDYSYQLTQQDPHRYSIEIDDQILPSVVEYKFTKGGWENVELDKYGSITPNRKINKSVGKTSDIIEKWRLNWGPFKKEFFPIVEIISEKFYIPQLERYRKVWALLPYDYYTSKKSYPVLYLQDAQNLFNEGSGYGNWEIDKKLSILAEYGRGDMIVIAIEHGSEERIKEYIFDNDNVANGSEGKKYIRFIADTLKPYVDENYRTKKDRDNTGIGGSSLGALISIYSGFLYPEVYSKLLIFSPSLWVEPNNNFPMMNFRTPFKTKIYLYGGAQEGSKMVKRIYVFEEYLKRWEKKNLFDFEFRTNINPEGTHNEFYWSQEFPRAIEWLFYDNRENPVEVKPQQKSIKN, from the coding sequence ATGAAGTTTGAACTTTATACCGAAGAGAGTGACGATAGACCTATTTACATCACAGGAAATTTCAATAAATGGAATCCTAAAGATTATAGCTACCAACTTACACAACAAGATCCGCACAGGTATTCCATTGAAATTGATGATCAGATTCTGCCTTCCGTTGTTGAATACAAATTCACAAAAGGCGGATGGGAAAACGTAGAACTCGACAAATACGGAAGCATTACTCCCAACCGGAAAATTAATAAGTCAGTAGGAAAAACATCCGATATTATTGAAAAATGGAGACTGAATTGGGGGCCATTCAAAAAAGAGTTTTTTCCAATTGTGGAAATTATTTCGGAAAAATTTTACATTCCGCAACTTGAGCGTTATCGTAAGGTTTGGGCTTTACTGCCTTATGATTATTATACTTCTAAGAAAAGCTACCCTGTTTTATATCTTCAGGATGCCCAAAATCTATTCAATGAAGGAAGCGGATATGGAAACTGGGAAATTGATAAAAAGCTCTCAATTCTTGCAGAATATGGCCGTGGAGATATGATCGTGATCGCCATAGAACACGGAAGCGAGGAAAGAATTAAAGAGTATATTTTCGATAATGATAATGTAGCCAACGGTTCTGAGGGTAAAAAATACATCCGTTTTATCGCTGATACTTTAAAACCTTACGTTGACGAAAATTACCGTACCAAAAAAGACAGAGACAATACCGGAATCGGAGGAAGTTCACTTGGTGCTTTAATCAGTATTTATAGTGGTTTTCTCTATCCAGAAGTCTACTCTAAATTATTAATTTTCTCTCCATCACTTTGGGTTGAACCTAATAATAATTTCCCGATGATGAACTTTAGGACACCTTTTAAAACAAAAATTTATTTGTATGGTGGCGCTCAGGAAGGTTCAAAAATGGTGAAAAGAATCTATGTTTTTGAAGAATATTTAAAAAGATGGGAGAAAAAAAATCTGTTTGATTTTGAATTCAGAACGAACATTAATCCCGAAGGAACGCACAACGAATTTTACTGGTCACAGGAATTCCCAAGAGCTATCGAATGGCTGTTCTACGACAATAGGGAAAATCCTGTAGAAGTGAAACCTCAACAAAAAAGCATTAAAAATTAA
- a CDS encoding leucyl aminopeptidase family protein — protein MKLINKKNRTYTQVFQLFTEEEWTKIGKNFNKNISAFFTGKKNEIFVNAHEEGITYFIGLGKSSLQNFEIQQVANKFSQTQKKNLQAVPTLVLADFLNEKQFEEFAKGLLIGTYNYPFEKSHPFWNTKFEIHFENASQKKLDSISAKAEALCNGQVACQDWLNKPANLKNPDIFNLYLKNLAKKHELKYTVFNRKKCEELGLGAYLSVNQGSAYDAAFTILEYKTTAKNAKTIGLVGKCVLFDTGGISLKNPDNMHYMKSDMGGATAVLGTLIYAAEMELPVNIVAILPITDNAISENAFLPSDVITAYNGKTIEVLNTDAEGRMILADGLSYMAKNYKTDLMIDLATLTGSSVRMFGDTCGAMFSNNEELKNLLIKTGDKTNQRLWNLPLWDIWKDDIQSDVADMKNISMKPIGDCIIAAKFLEQFIENHPKWAHLDIAGVAFGNVGYAKEKAATGFGVQLLADLIENYH, from the coding sequence ATGAAACTAATTAATAAAAAAAACAGAACATATACTCAGGTTTTCCAATTATTCACAGAAGAAGAATGGACAAAAATTGGAAAAAATTTCAACAAAAATATTTCAGCTTTTTTCACAGGAAAGAAGAACGAAATCTTTGTAAATGCCCACGAAGAAGGCATTACTTACTTTATCGGCCTTGGAAAATCGAGTCTTCAGAATTTCGAAATTCAGCAGGTTGCCAATAAATTTTCTCAAACTCAAAAAAAGAATTTACAAGCAGTTCCCACGTTGGTTTTGGCGGATTTTCTTAATGAAAAACAATTTGAAGAATTCGCAAAAGGTCTGTTAATAGGAACTTACAACTACCCTTTTGAAAAAAGCCATCCTTTCTGGAATACAAAATTTGAAATTCATTTTGAAAATGCAAGTCAGAAAAAATTAGATTCAATCAGTGCAAAAGCTGAGGCTTTGTGTAACGGACAAGTTGCCTGTCAGGATTGGCTGAACAAGCCGGCCAATCTAAAAAATCCTGATATTTTTAATTTATATCTTAAAAATTTAGCTAAAAAACATGAGTTAAAATACACAGTTTTCAATAGAAAAAAATGTGAGGAACTTGGTTTAGGAGCTTACCTTTCTGTGAATCAAGGGAGTGCTTATGATGCTGCTTTTACAATTTTAGAATATAAAACGACAGCAAAAAATGCTAAAACAATTGGTTTGGTAGGAAAATGTGTATTGTTTGACACAGGAGGAATTTCCCTGAAAAACCCCGACAATATGCATTATATGAAGTCTGATATGGGCGGCGCAACGGCGGTTTTAGGAACTCTAATTTATGCCGCAGAAATGGAACTTCCTGTAAATATCGTAGCAATTTTACCGATCACAGATAACGCAATTTCTGAAAACGCATTTTTACCAAGTGATGTAATTACAGCTTATAACGGAAAAACAATTGAAGTTCTGAACACCGATGCAGAAGGAAGAATGATCCTTGCAGACGGGCTTTCTTACATGGCCAAAAACTACAAAACCGATCTTATGATCGACCTTGCAACATTAACGGGAAGTTCCGTAAGAATGTTCGGTGATACTTGTGGAGCCATGTTTTCAAATAATGAAGAATTAAAAAATCTTTTGATAAAAACAGGCGATAAAACCAATCAAAGACTATGGAATCTGCCTTTATGGGACATTTGGAAAGACGATATACAGTCTGATGTAGCAGATATGAAGAACATTTCTATGAAGCCAATAGGAGATTGTATTATTGCTGCTAAATTCCTGGAACAGTTCATCGAAAACCATCCAAAATGGGCACATTTAGATATTGCCGGAGTTGCCTTTGGAAACGTTGGATATGCCAAAGAAAAAGCTGCAACAGGCTTTGGAGTGCAATTATTGGCCGATTTAATCGAAAATTATCACTAA
- a CDS encoding glucose-1-phosphate adenylyltransferase — MNHNVISIVLGGGRGTRLFPLTYTRSKPAVPIAGKYRLVDIPISNCLNSGLNKILVLTQFNSASLNSHIKNSYHFDIFSKGFVDILAAEQNVENESWYQGTADAVRQSMKHLEKYDYEYILILSGDQLYQMDFKEMLDFHIEKGGDVTIATIPVNAKDATGFGILSSDDEGNITSFVEKPDYDILDSLKSEVSEKNKGAGKEYLASMGIYIFTKTILKKMFEDGAGDDFGKDIIPNSIGKYTTLSYQFEGYWTDIGTIESFYEANIDLCQDFPQFNLFSSSPIYTRARMLPPSKINGSYVSKAVFGDGCIIMADKIENSVIGNRTRIDKGSTIVNSYVMGADFYQSTTEIVINDRKGRPNMGIGKYCYIEKAILDKNCYIGDNVRIIGGKHLPDGDFGTHSVQDGIVVVKKGAIVPPGTHIG, encoded by the coding sequence ATGAATCACAATGTTATTTCCATTGTTTTGGGAGGCGGAAGAGGCACGAGACTTTTTCCATTAACGTACACAAGATCAAAACCAGCTGTACCTATCGCAGGAAAGTACAGATTGGTTGATATTCCTATTTCTAATTGTTTAAATTCAGGATTGAATAAAATCTTGGTTCTTACACAGTTTAATTCAGCTTCATTGAATTCGCATATCAAAAATTCTTACCATTTTGATATTTTCAGCAAAGGTTTTGTTGATATTTTGGCAGCCGAGCAGAATGTGGAAAATGAGAGTTGGTATCAGGGAACGGCAGATGCGGTGCGTCAGTCGATGAAGCACCTTGAAAAATATGATTATGAATATATTCTGATTCTTTCAGGAGATCAATTGTATCAGATGGATTTTAAAGAAATGCTTGACTTCCATATTGAAAAAGGAGGGGACGTAACTATTGCCACAATCCCTGTAAATGCTAAGGATGCCACAGGTTTCGGAATTTTAAGTTCTGATGACGAAGGAAATATTACTTCTTTTGTTGAAAAGCCGGATTATGACATTTTAGACAGTTTAAAATCTGAAGTTTCTGAAAAGAATAAAGGCGCAGGAAAAGAATATTTAGCTTCAATGGGAATCTATATATTCACGAAAACAATTCTTAAAAAAATGTTTGAAGACGGAGCTGGAGATGATTTTGGAAAAGACATCATCCCGAATTCCATTGGAAAATACACGACATTAAGTTATCAGTTTGAAGGATATTGGACGGATATCGGAACAATCGAATCTTTCTACGAAGCTAATATTGATTTGTGCCAGGATTTTCCTCAATTTAACCTATTCTCATCTTCACCAATTTATACAAGAGCGAGAATGCTTCCACCATCTAAAATCAACGGTTCTTATGTAAGTAAAGCTGTTTTTGGAGACGGATGCATTATTATGGCAGATAAAATTGAAAATTCAGTTATTGGAAACAGAACGAGGATTGATAAAGGAAGTACGATCGTAAATTCCTACGTCATGGGAGCCGATTTTTATCAAAGCACAACAGAAATTGTTATCAATGATAGGAAAGGCCGCCCCAACATGGGAATCGGAAAATACTGCTACATCGAAAAAGCAATTCTAGATAAAAACTGCTACATCGGAGATAATGTAAGAATTATCGGCGGAAAACACTTACCAGACGGTGATTTTGGAACACATTCAGTACAGGACGGTATTGTAGTGGTGAAAAAAGGAGCTATCGTTCCTCCGGGAACTCATATTGGGTAA
- a CDS encoding ATP-grasp domain-containing protein, which produces MEEKTIVCISCYYKGYDFMEEMKKLGNKIILVTSENLKEKNWPWEAIDEVFYMPELKPSVWNLDHLVQGFSHLMQTRKVDAVIALDDYDVEKAALIRETFRIPGMGQTTHRYFRDKLAMRQKAKDSGINVPEFTSVFNNDEVNRFVDKVPGPWVLKPRSEASASGIKKITNREQLWEALNELGEERHLFLLESFKPGDVYHVDSLTFNKDIVFTSASKYLAPPMEVSHEGGVFRTKTLGRYSDEFKALDDVNAKVLSSFGLIYGATHTEFIRSKDDGKYYFLETSSRVGGAHIPDLVEASSNINIWREWAKIEDALLKGKKYEVSKPTGYYSGLIIALIKDREPDYNEFECEEVVKFLPIDYHVGIVYKSNDATIVQERLDRAAEKIHAELLNILPPKSKPSS; this is translated from the coding sequence ATGGAGGAGAAAACAATAGTATGTATTTCGTGCTATTACAAGGGCTATGATTTCATGGAAGAAATGAAAAAGCTCGGTAATAAAATAATCTTAGTGACATCCGAAAATCTTAAGGAAAAAAACTGGCCGTGGGAAGCCATTGACGAGGTATTTTATATGCCCGAACTGAAGCCGTCTGTCTGGAATCTTGATCATCTTGTTCAGGGATTTTCACACTTAATGCAGACCAGAAAAGTAGACGCCGTGATCGCTTTGGACGATTATGATGTTGAAAAGGCTGCACTTATTAGGGAAACGTTCCGTATTCCGGGAATGGGACAGACCACACATCGCTATTTCAGAGATAAATTGGCGATGAGACAAAAGGCGAAAGATTCAGGAATCAATGTGCCAGAGTTTACGTCAGTTTTTAATAACGATGAGGTTAATCGTTTCGTTGACAAAGTTCCGGGGCCGTGGGTTTTGAAACCCCGTTCGGAAGCTTCCGCATCAGGAATTAAAAAAATAACAAATAGAGAACAACTTTGGGAAGCTTTAAACGAACTTGGAGAAGAGCGTCACTTATTTTTATTAGAAAGTTTCAAACCCGGAGATGTTTATCATGTTGACAGTTTAACTTTTAATAAAGACATCGTTTTCACTTCTGCTTCAAAATATCTTGCTCCGCCGATGGAGGTTTCTCACGAAGGAGGGGTTTTCAGAACAAAAACGTTAGGAAGATATTCTGATGAATTTAAAGCTTTGGATGATGTTAATGCAAAAGTTTTGTCCAGTTTTGGGTTAATTTATGGTGCCACTCACACAGAATTTATCCGAAGTAAAGATGATGGAAAATACTATTTCCTTGAGACTTCATCAAGAGTTGGAGGCGCACATATTCCTGATTTGGTCGAAGCTTCAAGCAATATCAATATCTGGAGAGAATGGGCGAAAATTGAAGATGCTCTTCTGAAAGGTAAAAAATATGAGGTTTCAAAACCTACAGGATATTATTCAGGATTAATTATTGCATTAATTAAAGATAGAGAGCCTGATTATAATGAATTCGAGTGTGAAGAAGTTGTAAAATTCTTACCTATAGATTACCACGTTGGTATTGTTTACAAATCAAACGATGCCACCATCGTACAGGAAAGACTGGATCGCGCTGCAGAAAAAATACATGCAGAATTACTGAATATTCTTCCTCCAAAAAGCAAAC